One stretch of Vulpes lagopus strain Blue_001 chromosome X, ASM1834538v1, whole genome shotgun sequence DNA includes these proteins:
- the ZCCHC12 gene encoding zinc finger CCHC domain-containing protein 12 → MASIIARMANSRRQNAPLPPWAHSMLRSLGRSLGPLMASMAERNMKVFSGRVVPAQGEETFENWLIQVNGALPDWNMSEEEKLKRLLKTLRGPAREVMLLLQAANPNLSVADFLRAMKLVFGESESSVSAHGKFFNTLQAQGEKASLYVIRLEVQLQNAIQAGIIAQKDANQTRLHQLLLGAELNGDLRFRLKHLLRMYANEQERLPNFLELIKMIREEEDWDDTFIKQKRPKRSESMVERATSPVACQSSPPIVVDGADCNVIEIDDALDDSDEDVILVESQDSPLSFSASPLPRRRARSQDQVLVIDSPDSSRAQSPSTSGGSGHKNDGSGNLRRARKRKHTIRCSYCGEEGHSKETCDNESNRAQVFENLIITLQELTHTEEEGPREAPGEQNDPSELQ, encoded by the coding sequence ATGGCTAGCATCATCGCGCGCATGGCTAATAGCCGGCGGCAAAACGCCCCCTTGCCGCCCTGGGCCCATTCAATGCTGCGGTCCCTGGGGAGGAGTCTCGGTCCTTTAATGGCCAGCATGGCAGAGAGAAACATGAAGGTGTTCTCGGGGAGGGTGGTGCCAGCCCAGGGGGAAGAAACCTTTGAAAACTGGCTGATCCAAGTCAATGGGGCCCTACCCGATTGGAATATGTCCGAGGAGGAAAAGCTCAAGCGCTTGCTTAAAACCCTCCGAGGCCCCGCCAGGGAGGTCATGCTTTTGCTCCAGGCGGCCAACCCCAACCTAAGTGTGGCAGATTTCTTGCGCGCGATGAAATTGGTGTTTGGGGAATCTGAAAGCAGTGTGTCCGCTCACGGTAAATTTTTTAACACCCTGCAGGCACAAGGAGAGAAAGCCTCCCTTTATGTGATCCGTTTAGAGGTGCAGCTCCAGAATGCTATTCAGGCAGGGATCATAGCTCAGAAAGATGCAAACCAGACTCGCCTGCACCAGCTCCTTTTAGGGGCCGAGCTGAATGGGGACCTGCGCTTTAGGCTGAAGCATCTTCTCAGGATGTATGCAAACGAGCAGGAGCGGCTCCCCAATTTCCTAGAGTTAATCAAGATGATAAGGGAGGAGGAGGATTGGGATGACACTTTTATTAAACAGAAACGGCCCAAAAGATCTGAGTCGATGGTGGAGAGGGCCACCAGCCCCGTGGCATGTCAGAGCTCCCCTCCGATAGTGGTGGACGGTGCTGACTGCAACGTGATAGAGATAGACGATGCCCTGGATGACTCAGATGAGGACGTGATCCTGGTAGAGTCTCAGGACTCTCCACTGTCCTTCTCagcttcccctctccccagaCGCAGGGCCAGATCTCAGGATCAAGTGCTGGTCATTGATTCCCCGGACAGTTCCCGGGCTCAATCTCCTTCCACCAGTGGGGGTTCTGGGCACAAGAATGATGGCTCTGGGAATCTGCGTAGAGCCAGGAAGCGAAAACACACAATCCGCTGCTCATATTGCGGCGAGGAGGGCCACTCCAAGGAAACCTGTGACAATGAGAGCAACAGGGCCCAGGTGTTTGAGAATCTGATCATCACCCTGCAGGAGCTGACGCATACAGAGGAGGAAGGGCCGAGAGAGGCTCCTGGAGAACAAAATGACCCTTCTGAACTGCAGTGA